In Gadus chalcogrammus isolate NIFS_2021 chromosome 13, NIFS_Gcha_1.0, whole genome shotgun sequence, the genomic stretch GCAAACTCCAAAACGGCGCCGGGTTGCAGAATGAAGGGCGGGACAGGAAGCCAGAAGTGGAACACATCTGTCTCTGACTCCTCAGGCCCATCCTTGAGGACCTCGCTGgatacccacaatgcacctgtGTTCGTGTGGCTCCTCCAGTTGGTGAAGGAGTAGGCCAGCGTGACCTCCTTCTCGAAGGCCAGGTTCAGGACGTGCACGGAGCCGGTGATGCCCGCGTCGGAGCAGACGACGGCCCCCAGGCTGACCCCCCTGCCGCGCAGCCGGGCCCCGAACCCCGgcccggcggccatgttgtcgCAGAAGCAGGGCTTGAAGTAGGGCAGGGCCAGCTCGGGGGCCCGCCCAGAGGCCAGCTCGCTGCCCATCAGCAGCCGGACGGTGACGTGGGGGGGGATGAGCGGGTTCTCGCTGGACCTGAAGAGCCggacctcctccagctccaggccCATGGAGTCCATGAAGCGCAcgtgggggccccggggggcccggcccctcccccgcgccgCAGGGGCCGACAGGGAGCGGGAGCGCCTCCTCATGGCGGGTTTgggcgggggggagacgggggaggagcagggggggcccgcggggggggaggtgccggggccccgggggggcgggggtcccgGGGGCCGTATCCGGACCGGGGccttggcgggggggggctgggggtcgtAGATGTCCCTCAGACGGATGACGGTCTTAGTGTTGGGGGCCGCGGTCGCGGCGTGGGGGGCCCTCCAGGGCGGTCCCTCACGGGGGCTGCTCATCCCGTCCCCCTGTCGGCCCCTGGGGCACACAGAGCTCCTCATCACCTCCCTGGACCCCAGTCTGATGGATCCACCTGTGTTCATTAAAGGTCCCCGCCACGCCGCCAGGT encodes the following:
- the LOC130401988 gene encoding protein phosphatase 1 regulatory subunit 3D-like isoform X3, which gives rise to MSSPREGPPWRAPHAATAAPNTKTVIRLRDIYDPQPPPAKAPVRIRPPGPPPPRGPGTSPPAGPPCSSPVSPPPKPAMRRRSRSLSAPAARGRGRAPRGPHVRFMDSMGLELEEVRLFRSSENPLIPPHVTVRLLMGSELASGRAPELALPYFKPCFCDNMAAGPGFGARLRGRGVSLGAVVCSDAGITGSVHVLNLAFEKEVTLAYSFTNWRSHTNTGALWVSSEVLKDGPEESETDVFHFWLPVPPFILQPGAVLEFAVCYKVNGRSYWDNNDGMNYRLSCHSYKLTVPKECEDSLLHFI
- the LOC130401988 gene encoding protein phosphatase 1 regulatory subunit 3D-like isoform X1, translated to MNTGGSIRLGSREVMRSSVCPRGRQGDGMSSPREGPPWRAPHAATAAPNTKTVIRLRDIYDPQPPPAKAPVRIRPPGPPPPRGPGTSPPAGPPCSSPVSPPPKPAMRRRSRSLSAPAARGRGRAPRGPHVRFMDSMGLELEEVRLFRSSENPLIPPHVTVRLLMGSELASGRAPELALPYFKPCFCDNMAAGPGFGARLRGRGVSLGAVVCSDAGITGSVHVLNLAFEKEVTLAYSFTNWRSHTNTGALWVSSEVLKDGPEESETDVFHFWLPVPPFILQPGAVLEFAVCYKVNGRSYWDNNDGMNYRLSCHSYKLTVPKECEDSLLHFI
- the LOC130401988 gene encoding protein phosphatase 1 regulatory subunit 3D-like isoform X2; translated protein: MRSSVCPRGRQGDGMSSPREGPPWRAPHAATAAPNTKTVIRLRDIYDPQPPPAKAPVRIRPPGPPPPRGPGTSPPAGPPCSSPVSPPPKPAMRRRSRSLSAPAARGRGRAPRGPHVRFMDSMGLELEEVRLFRSSENPLIPPHVTVRLLMGSELASGRAPELALPYFKPCFCDNMAAGPGFGARLRGRGVSLGAVVCSDAGITGSVHVLNLAFEKEVTLAYSFTNWRSHTNTGALWVSSEVLKDGPEESETDVFHFWLPVPPFILQPGAVLEFAVCYKVNGRSYWDNNDGMNYRLSCHSYKLTVPKECEDSLLHFI